The Nonlabens spongiae genome contains a region encoding:
- a CDS encoding TlpA family protein disulfide reductase, translating into MFFLLVVKIAHRNLLVPLSRKRNLHRLLPVMVMLLLLSTSCKEDDLRTETVISGKIINPSAEYVALSNFGNVQDTVEVDENGLFSFEYENLESGFYLFSHPGEYQSIYISQGDSIKIRLNTRAFDESMSFTASSAAENNFMLDAFISTENENRDYIKNFEKDPEVFYSFLNEATEAEVKRLKTIAKRKDFEQDFVEKALNSIKLNSYSRLERYPALHYGKRNILEARKLPAKYTDHRKQVDLKDNSYYTLNSFRPYVNALVSNIALNNLVKKSGSSADLSRRGYMYNSEKLRLIDSIFDSKEPKELFASNITKNFIRDNRNRVEVKKLVDDFKKIVTNQELIGSIEALAGRYEELEPGKKLSDLDLMDIYNEDISLTDRIDGLSVLFFWSDRFPDYAVRVHKKVKDLRVKYPEIDFIGINTDNQNQESWKQISEKYRFDMNMEYMLENFDDAATYLELKGRNRTLIIEDDLTIVDPDVNLFHYRIETTLLGYLNR; encoded by the coding sequence ATGTTCTTTTTGCTGGTAGTGAAAATTGCACATAGAAATTTGTTAGTACCGCTTTCGCGAAAGCGGAACCTCCATCGCCTCCTTCCAGTAATGGTAATGTTGCTGTTATTATCGACTTCTTGCAAGGAAGATGATCTTAGAACAGAAACTGTCATAAGCGGGAAAATCATAAATCCCAGCGCTGAATATGTGGCCCTCAGCAACTTTGGAAATGTTCAAGATACTGTTGAAGTCGATGAGAATGGACTGTTTTCATTTGAATATGAAAACCTAGAAAGCGGGTTTTATTTATTTTCCCATCCCGGAGAGTATCAAAGCATTTACATTTCTCAAGGCGATAGTATTAAAATACGGCTTAACACTCGAGCCTTTGATGAATCCATGTCCTTCACTGCTTCCAGTGCGGCCGAGAATAATTTCATGCTCGATGCCTTCATTTCAACTGAAAATGAGAACCGTGACTACATCAAGAATTTTGAAAAAGATCCAGAAGTCTTCTATTCCTTCCTAAACGAAGCTACAGAAGCAGAAGTTAAAAGACTCAAAACCATTGCGAAGCGCAAGGACTTTGAGCAAGACTTTGTCGAGAAGGCTCTCAATTCCATCAAATTAAATTCCTACAGTCGCTTAGAGAGGTATCCAGCGCTACATTATGGAAAAAGAAATATTTTAGAGGCGAGAAAACTACCCGCCAAATACACTGACCACCGCAAACAAGTCGACCTTAAGGATAATTCTTATTATACGCTCAATAGCTTCCGTCCTTATGTGAATGCACTTGTGTCAAATATTGCCCTCAACAATCTTGTGAAGAAATCAGGATCAAGTGCTGACTTGAGCAGGAGAGGCTATATGTACAATAGTGAGAAATTAAGATTGATCGATAGTATTTTTGACAGCAAAGAACCTAAAGAGCTGTTTGCTAGTAATATCACTAAAAATTTTATTAGAGATAACCGCAATAGAGTTGAAGTCAAAAAATTAGTGGACGACTTCAAAAAAATCGTTACTAATCAAGAACTCATAGGATCTATTGAAGCGCTAGCGGGACGGTATGAAGAACTGGAACCTGGAAAGAAACTTTCAGATCTTGATTTAATGGACATCTACAATGAGGATATTTCTCTTACAGATCGTATCGATGGCCTAAGTGTGCTTTTTTTCTGGTCTGATCGATTCCCTGATTATGCTGTGCGTGTCCATAAAAAGGTAAAAGACTTAAGGGTGAAATATCCCGAAATTGATTTCATAGGAATCAATACAGATAACCAAAATCAAGAGAGCTGGAAACAGATTAGTGAGAAGTACCGTTTTGACATGAACATGGAATACATGCTCGAAAACTTTGATGACGCTGCAACCTATTTAGAGTTGAAGGGCAGGAACCGTACTCTAATTATTGAGGACGACCTAACAATCGTTGATCCTGACGTTAACCTTTTCCATTATCGTATTGAAACCACCTTGCTAGGTTATTTAAATAGATAA